A window from Pseudobutyrivibrio ruminis HUN009 encodes these proteins:
- a CDS encoding ABC transporter substrate-binding protein gives MKKRLLSLMVVAAMSASLVACGSSEGGSSDGASGSGVSITVLNSKTEIQTQFEEMAEAYEEATGVHVEVYNADTDTTVASQVATKYASNDPYTLTMVDAKDIYSLADDYAYDLSNEDWASHTTLGITVNDKLAGFPVCVEARGIIYNADAIEAITGETFDPSSVATLDDFQALLDELKAGGMETPVGVLSEYWSLGAHYFAEVYEQQEDPDAFVNSLLAGEADLGSNEKFNELMDTFDTLIAYNYAKGSAANADREESSMMLAQGDIAFMFGGNWDWSVINQYDYTENMGIMPVPENTSDDTNTKLVGGGSKYFFVDSSDATSDEQRQAALDFLNWLVSDPEGNAFLTEQCALVPAFDNIDASALDPLSLSVKSYADAGKLIPNYNYLPDDHMTVVGQEIMQKYLDEAMTRDELVTAVEEYFKTATPIEH, from the coding sequence ATGAAGAAGAGGTTATTATCACTTATGGTGGTAGCTGCAATGTCAGCTTCACTAGTTGCTTGTGGTAGCTCAGAGGGTGGTTCATCTGACGGTGCTTCAGGCTCAGGCGTATCAATCACAGTACTTAATTCAAAGACTGAGATTCAGACACAGTTCGAAGAAATGGCTGAAGCTTATGAGGAAGCTACTGGCGTACACGTAGAGGTATACAACGCTGATACTGATACAACAGTTGCATCTCAGGTAGCAACAAAGTATGCATCAAACGATCCATACACACTTACAATGGTTGATGCAAAAGATATTTATTCACTTGCTGATGATTATGCATATGATCTTTCAAATGAAGATTGGGCTAGTCACACAACACTTGGTATCACAGTAAACGATAAGCTTGCTGGTTTCCCAGTTTGTGTAGAGGCAAGAGGAATTATTTACAACGCAGATGCAATTGAGGCAATTACAGGCGAGACATTTGATCCATCATCAGTTGCAACACTTGATGATTTCCAGGCTCTTTTAGATGAGCTTAAGGCTGGCGGAATGGAGACTCCAGTTGGTGTCCTTTCTGAGTATTGGTCACTTGGCGCACATTACTTCGCAGAAGTATATGAGCAGCAGGAAGATCCAGATGCATTCGTTAACTCATTATTAGCTGGCGAAGCTGATCTTGGAAGCAACGAAAAGTTCAACGAGCTTATGGATACATTCGACACATTAATCGCTTACAACTATGCTAAGGGTTCAGCAGCAAACGCTGACCGTGAAGAGTCTTCAATGATGCTTGCACAGGGCGATATCGCATTCATGTTTGGTGGTAACTGGGATTGGTCAGTAATCAACCAGTACGATTACACAGAGAACATGGGAATCATGCCAGTACCTGAAAACACATCTGATGACACAAACACAAAGCTTGTTGGTGGCGGTTCTAAGTACTTCTTCGTAGATAGCTCAGATGCTACAAGCGATGAGCAGAGACAGGCAGCACTTGACTTCCTTAACTGGTTAGTAAGTGATCCTGAAGGAAATGCATTCCTTACAGAGCAGTGCGCACTTGTTCCAGCATTTGACAACATCGATGCTTCAGCACTTGACCCACTTTCATTATCAGTTAAGTCTTATGCAGATGCAGGAAAGCTTATTCCTAACTACAACTACTTACCAGATGATCACATGACAGTTGTAGGTCAGGAAATCATGCAGAAGTATTTGGATGAGGCTATGACAAGAGACGAATTGGTTACAGCAGTAGAAGAGTACTTCAAGACAGCAACACCAATCGAACATTAA
- a CDS encoding ATP-binding protein, protein MKEITFEELSKLDNNKYVLVDTRNEGSLKYGMIPEAISITHELFEVDLDSVVNKLDKSKQIILYCTRGQASIEDAEVLAEHGFDAVSLKGGYNSYLSYMMDKQNSEADDELNEQRAEIEKSIRKKFHKSLFSPFARACKEYELIKEGDHIAVCISGGKDSMLMAKLFQEIQRHQKVNFDLTFLVMDPGYSEVNRRLIESNAKLMGIPIVIYESDIFDAVDTVEKNPCYLCARMRRGHLYSKAKELGCNKIALGHHYDDVIETILMGMLYGAQIQTMMPKLHSTNFEGMELIRPLYLVRQDDIIAWQRYNGLHFLQCACHFTETCDSCSVDGTSASKRLETRNLIAELKKVNPYVESNIFRSVENVNLATVIAYKQYGVKHHFLDDYDNCL, encoded by the coding sequence ATGAAAGAGATTACATTTGAAGAGCTTTCAAAGCTTGATAATAATAAATATGTTTTGGTTGATACAAGAAATGAAGGAAGTCTTAAGTATGGCATGATACCTGAGGCTATTAGTATCACTCATGAACTATTCGAAGTAGATTTAGATAGCGTGGTAAATAAGCTAGACAAGTCAAAGCAAATAATTCTGTACTGCACCAGAGGACAGGCTTCTATAGAGGATGCAGAAGTTTTAGCAGAGCATGGATTTGATGCAGTAAGCCTTAAGGGTGGATACAACAGCTACCTTTCATACATGATGGATAAGCAAAACTCTGAGGCAGACGACGAGCTTAATGAACAGAGAGCAGAAATAGAAAAGAGCATTCGAAAGAAATTCCACAAGAGCTTGTTTTCTCCATTTGCCAGAGCTTGCAAGGAGTATGAGCTTATAAAAGAAGGGGACCATATCGCTGTTTGTATTTCAGGTGGGAAGGATTCCATGCTGATGGCAAAGCTTTTCCAGGAAATCCAAAGGCATCAAAAGGTCAACTTTGATCTGACTTTCCTTGTAATGGATCCTGGATACAGTGAGGTAAATCGTCGCCTCATTGAGAGCAACGCAAAGCTTATGGGAATACCAATCGTTATCTACGAAAGTGATATTTTTGATGCCGTAGATACTGTTGAAAAGAACCCATGCTACTTGTGTGCTAGAATGCGCCGAGGTCACTTATATTCAAAGGCAAAGGAATTAGGGTGCAACAAAATCGCCCTTGGTCATCACTACGACGATGTTATCGAAACAATCCTTATGGGAATGCTTTACGGAGCTCAGATTCAGACAATGATGCCAAAGCTTCATTCTACAAATTTTGAAGGCATGGAATTGATTCGTCCACTTTATCTTGTTAGACAGGATGATATTATTGCATGGCAAAGATACAATGGATTGCATTTCCTTCAGTGTGCATGTCATTTCACAGAGACATGTGACAGCTGCTCAGTAGATGGTACAAGCGCTTCAAAGCGTCTTGAAACAAGAAATCTTATTGCAGAGCTAAAGAAGGTTAATCCTTATGTAGAGTCGAATATCTTCAGAAGTGTTGAGAATGTAAATCTTGCTACTGTAATAGCTTACAAGCAGTATGGAGTAAAGCATCACTTCCTAGATGACTATGATAATTGCCTATAA
- a CDS encoding LacI family DNA-binding transcriptional regulator → MATLKDVAAECGLTVTTVSRVLNNRGYISDKTRKKVYEAMAKLNYRPNEVARSLSKKTTNTIGVIVPHIRHPYFAEMISNIENAASKHGYKIILCNSKGRNNKEKEYLDMCTSNRVAGIILFSGSVAVQEFTDSNIALVTVERFVENGTAAVECDNKQGGELAAQHLIDCGCKRLLHVSGILNNSMPADDRALGFIEVCEKNGVFYKVVATNMGQYNSLDYHDMLEGALEYDEEIDGVFASSDLIASQILQVCSKLGKRVPEDIKIVGFDDVMISQITNPPISTIHQPIKEMAEAAVDMVIAASEGKMVPKRTLLPVTLVKREST, encoded by the coding sequence ATGGCAACATTAAAAGATGTGGCAGCAGAATGCGGACTGACTGTCACCACGGTATCGAGAGTATTAAATAACAGAGGTTACATTAGCGATAAAACTCGTAAAAAGGTTTATGAAGCTATGGCTAAGCTTAACTATAGACCGAATGAGGTAGCAAGATCTCTATCAAAAAAAACAACTAATACTATCGGGGTCATTGTACCTCATATTAGGCATCCATACTTTGCAGAGATGATAAGTAACATCGAAAATGCTGCTAGTAAGCATGGTTACAAGATTATTTTGTGCAACTCCAAGGGGAGAAACAATAAGGAAAAAGAGTATTTGGATATGTGCACGAGCAATAGGGTTGCAGGAATCATTCTTTTCTCTGGAAGTGTGGCAGTACAGGAATTTACGGACAGCAATATAGCACTTGTTACAGTTGAGCGTTTTGTTGAAAATGGAACAGCAGCTGTAGAGTGCGACAATAAACAAGGGGGAGAACTTGCAGCTCAGCATCTTATTGATTGCGGTTGCAAGAGACTTCTACACGTCAGTGGTATTTTGAATAATTCCATGCCAGCTGATGACAGAGCCCTAGGGTTCATAGAAGTCTGTGAAAAGAACGGAGTATTTTATAAGGTTGTTGCTACTAATATGGGACAATACAACAGCCTTGATTATCATGATATGCTGGAAGGTGCATTGGAATATGACGAAGAAATCGATGGAGTCTTTGCCAGTTCAGATTTGATTGCTTCTCAGATTTTGCAGGTCTGTTCCAAGCTTGGAAAGCGTGTACCTGAGGATATCAAAATAGTTGGATTTGATGATGTAATGATTTCTCAAATCACAAATCCACCAATCTCTACCATTCATCAGCCAATAAAAGAAATGGCTGAGGCGGCTGTTGATATGGTAATAGCAGCGTCAGAAGGCAAGATGGTTCCTAAAAGAACTTTACTTCCAGTTACGCTTGTAAAGAGAGAAAGTACATAA
- a CDS encoding peptidylprolyl isomerase, whose protein sequence is MKFYKKLLPIAFAICLAVNFTGCTIGDKVVYFDTSSGYNTVFKIGDFKCSKKEALVYLLNEKNIYGSVDGVNLWSEDYDTDTMTSSIKDLTMEHLTRVYILNLYASEQEIELSESEKNACSDAAEEYYKSLNSAEKSFTKAKKKDIEKMYMRYALASKVYEELMNSVDEEVSEDEARVMEAFVLYVSDESTAETIQGMIDYGYTFERLASTYTELDSYQVTFARGEYPEEVDDVVFNLDTDEVSTAIAADGGYYFFQCLDKYNEELSEENKTVIIENRRKQVLEDIVSDLEERYFSDMNTKLWDSIDFPEDSSELTSASFFETLNNHF, encoded by the coding sequence ATGAAGTTTTATAAGAAGTTATTACCTATCGCATTTGCGATATGCCTAGCGGTTAATTTTACTGGATGCACCATAGGAGATAAAGTAGTTTATTTTGATACATCTAGTGGATATAATACCGTGTTTAAAATCGGAGATTTTAAATGCTCTAAAAAGGAAGCTCTGGTTTATCTTTTAAATGAGAAAAACATATATGGATCTGTTGATGGAGTGAATCTTTGGTCAGAGGATTATGACACTGATACAATGACAAGCTCAATCAAAGATTTAACTATGGAACATTTGACAAGAGTATACATCTTAAATCTTTATGCAAGTGAGCAGGAAATAGAGCTTTCAGAATCAGAAAAAAACGCTTGCTCAGATGCTGCTGAAGAGTACTATAAATCATTAAATTCGGCAGAAAAAAGTTTTACAAAAGCAAAGAAAAAAGACATCGAAAAAATGTATATGCGATATGCTTTGGCCTCTAAAGTATACGAAGAGTTAATGAACTCTGTTGATGAGGAAGTATCAGAGGATGAGGCTCGCGTAATGGAAGCATTTGTACTGTATGTTTCAGACGAATCCACAGCTGAAACTATCCAGGGAATGATAGATTACGGCTATACATTTGAAAGACTTGCATCAACATACACAGAGCTAGATTCTTACCAGGTTACCTTCGCAAGGGGAGAGTATCCTGAGGAAGTAGATGATGTAGTTTTTAATTTAGATACAGATGAAGTTTCAACAGCAATTGCTGCTGATGGAGGATATTATTTCTTCCAGTGTTTGGATAAGTATAACGAAGAATTATCAGAAGAAAATAAAACTGTAATCATTGAGAATCGTCGTAAGCAGGTGCTTGAAGATATTGTTTCTGATTTAGAGGAAAGATATTTTTCAGACATGAATACAAAGCTTTGGGACTCAATAGATTTTCCAGAGGATTCTTCTGAATTAACAAGTGCAAGTTTTTTTGAAACTTTGAATAACCATTTTTAG
- a CDS encoding carbohydrate ABC transporter permease gives MKTNTMSYKIKQYLLFAGISTVIFACVVIIPFIYGLYLTLTSWDGVSRNKPFVGIQNYVNAFADSGYWVSLGRTFIYSAIAVVLVNAVAFIIAYMVTSGIKGQNFFRAGFFVPNLIGGIVLGYVWKFVFNKAFVALGSFISSGNAKSLLATENGAIAALIIVSVWQYAGYMMLIYVAGFMSVSEDVIEAAKIDGCTGTQSIIHISIPLMTASFVQCLFLTITRCFMVYDVNLSLTNGDPYGSSALAAMHVYNQAFVNKNYGTGQAEALILFVICAVIGGIQVYVGKKGEVQA, from the coding sequence ATGAAAACAAATACAATGAGCTATAAAATAAAGCAGTATTTGCTTTTTGCAGGTATATCAACAGTTATATTTGCCTGCGTGGTAATCATACCTTTCATTTATGGTTTATACTTAACACTTACCAGCTGGGATGGTGTTTCTCGTAACAAACCATTTGTGGGTATTCAAAATTACGTTAACGCATTTGCGGATTCAGGTTATTGGGTTTCATTAGGACGCACATTTATTTATTCAGCAATTGCAGTTGTTCTTGTAAATGCTGTAGCTTTTATCATTGCCTATATGGTAACAAGCGGAATTAAAGGGCAGAATTTTTTCAGAGCAGGTTTCTTCGTACCAAACTTGATCGGTGGTATCGTACTTGGTTACGTTTGGAAATTTGTGTTTAATAAAGCTTTTGTAGCATTGGGAAGCTTTATTTCATCAGGCAATGCTAAGTCACTCCTTGCAACAGAAAATGGGGCGATAGCAGCACTTATTATAGTCTCTGTATGGCAATATGCAGGCTATATGATGCTTATCTATGTTGCAGGATTTATGAGTGTTTCAGAAGATGTTATTGAGGCGGCTAAAATTGATGGCTGTACAGGAACACAGTCAATCATTCACATATCAATTCCACTTATGACAGCGTCATTTGTACAGTGTCTGTTCCTTACAATCACCAGATGTTTCATGGTTTATGATGTAAACCTTTCATTGACAAACGGTGATCCATACGGTAGCTCAGCTCTTGCAGCTATGCACGTATACAATCAGGCATTCGTTAACAAAAACTATGGTACAGGCCAGGCTGAGGCTTTGATCTTGTTTGTTATCTGTGCTGTAATCGGTGGAATTCAAGTTTACGTTGGTAAGAAAGGGGAGGTGCAGGCATAA
- a CDS encoding DUF6465 family protein, translating to MVTNAKVTVDDVKKSAASAATTVKTAAASASEATKKAVAEVKKEATAAKKTATKAKATATKKATAVKKTATKTVKKAAAKSKKAVVTTAVVQYQDREFTEAECLKKAQAQFKKDYKKETLEELNIYIKPEERKIYYVANKDRVGSVDL from the coding sequence ATGGTAACAAATGCAAAGGTTACAGTTGACGATGTAAAGAAGTCAGCTGCATCTGCTGCTACAACTGTAAAGACTGCAGCAGCAAGCGCTAGTGAAGCAACTAAGAAAGCAGTTGCAGAAGTTAAAAAGGAAGCTACAGCAGCTAAGAAGACAGCTACAAAAGCTAAAGCAACAGCAACAAAGAAAGCTACAGCAGTTAAGAAGACAGCTACAAAGACTGTTAAGAAAGCAGCTGCTAAGTCTAAGAAGGCAGTAGTAACAACAGCTGTTGTTCAGTATCAGGATCGTGAATTTACAGAAGCTGAGTGCCTCAAGAAAGCACAGGCTCAGTTCAAGAAGGATTACAAGAAAGAGACTCTTGAAGAGCTCAACATCTACATCAAGCCAGAGGAGCGCAAGATTTATTATGTAGCAAACAAGGATCGTGTTGGTTCAGTAGATCTTTAA
- a CDS encoding carbohydrate ABC transporter permease gives MENEVAARNKKIKHAIMIIVLTLLFIAFVFPFIMVILNVFKVKADITASPLALIGKHGFTLENFPNAIKKMNFFTVFGNSLFVTILSTIGTIILSSMTAYLIVRNNWKANKILFVLMIASMVIPFQVLMVPLVSLYGGIFGILNHRVTLIFMHIGFSLSMATFMFHGSIHTNVPISLEEAATIDGCNKWQIFSQIVFPILKPTIATVAIIDAMAFWNDYLLPSLVLGRKELYTIPIATKVFYGQFSTDTGLIMAALLLAMLPILILYIFLQRYIVEGITAGAVK, from the coding sequence ATGGAAAATGAAGTAGCAGCTCGTAATAAAAAAATTAAACATGCCATTATGATTATCGTACTTACGTTATTATTTATTGCATTCGTATTCCCTTTCATAATGGTTATCTTGAACGTTTTCAAGGTTAAGGCTGATATTACAGCAAGTCCACTTGCACTTATTGGTAAGCATGGATTTACACTTGAAAACTTCCCAAATGCTATCAAGAAAATGAATTTCTTTACAGTATTTGGAAACTCATTGTTCGTAACAATTCTTTCTACAATAGGAACCATCATTCTTTCATCTATGACAGCATATCTTATTGTTAGAAATAATTGGAAGGCTAACAAGATTTTATTTGTACTTATGATTGCATCAATGGTTATTCCTTTCCAGGTGCTCATGGTACCTCTTGTTTCCCTATATGGTGGAATTTTTGGTATTTTAAATCATAGAGTTACATTAATATTTATGCACATAGGTTTTTCACTTTCAATGGCAACATTTATGTTCCATGGAAGTATTCACACTAATGTACCTATTTCGTTGGAAGAAGCAGCTACAATTGATGGCTGTAACAAGTGGCAGATTTTCTCTCAAATCGTATTTCCGATATTGAAGCCAACTATTGCTACAGTAGCAATCATTGATGCTATGGCATTCTGGAATGATTATTTGCTTCCATCACTTGTACTTGGTAGAAAGGAATTATATACTATTCCTATTGCAACGAAGGTATTCTATGGGCAGTTTTCTACAGACACAGGATTAATTATGGCAGCACTTTTGCTTGCTATGTTACCTATCCTCATTCTTTATATTTTCTTACAGAGATATATTGTAGAGGGAATAACAGCGGGGGCTGTTAAATAA
- a CDS encoding acyltransferase, with protein sequence MMKKSLFAVAYWIFIDILFLAIIGVFTTHPINWFIAILIVVLCSVYSIVKSIKDTGYIKQTLAIPENNHKPVYDYIRALAVLFIMFVHVLALDWPYASGMAGTPLYEALNLIRCISGVGGNCLFLMISGALLLRFKDENLLTFYGRRFTKIIVPLVIYYFYYLWEYNAQRYTSFTTAIYKIITADYSKANVHHFWLIYVIISLYVLVPFLRYMLKELPYKKMTALIFVLYIYFVLTKVIINENAMPMNFTFWLMIFLIGYWYSLDESRKYDNIAMVAGGIALILFEVAIHMYPPMSDDLAAHYPYMIVASVGIMASFFKLGDKLKNIYLIRLISQYSYGIILGHMLVLVFAVRKYCYAFTSSLMHKGMGFLFLSLATLMGSVIIAYFIDNITVKPISALFDIKKVNN encoded by the coding sequence ATGATGAAAAAAAGTTTATTCGCAGTGGCCTATTGGATATTTATAGATATCCTTTTCCTGGCTATTATAGGAGTGTTTACAACACATCCTATTAATTGGTTTATCGCCATTTTAATTGTTGTGTTATGCAGTGTTTATAGTATTGTAAAATCTATTAAAGATACAGGCTATATAAAACAGACATTAGCGATACCAGAAAACAATCATAAACCAGTATATGATTATATTCGTGCTCTTGCGGTATTATTTATTATGTTTGTTCATGTGCTGGCTTTGGATTGGCCATATGCATCAGGTATGGCAGGTACCCCTTTATATGAAGCTTTAAATCTTATTAGATGTATTTCCGGGGTAGGAGGCAACTGTTTATTTTTAATGATATCAGGTGCATTGTTACTACGATTTAAGGATGAAAATCTTTTGACATTTTATGGCAGAAGATTTACCAAGATAATAGTGCCTCTTGTAATATATTATTTTTATTATTTGTGGGAGTATAATGCGCAGCGCTATACATCATTTACAACTGCAATTTATAAAATAATTACTGCAGATTATTCTAAGGCAAATGTTCATCATTTTTGGCTTATATATGTAATCATTTCTTTGTATGTACTGGTACCGTTTTTACGATACATGCTTAAAGAATTGCCATACAAGAAAATGACTGCATTGATATTTGTTCTATACATATATTTTGTTCTTACAAAAGTAATTATCAATGAAAATGCCATGCCAATGAATTTTACATTTTGGCTTATGATTTTCTTAATAGGATATTGGTATAGCTTGGATGAGTCACGCAAATACGATAACATTGCAATGGTGGCTGGAGGAATTGCGCTAATATTATTTGAAGTGGCAATACATATGTATCCACCTATGTCAGATGATTTGGCAGCTCATTATCCATATATGATAGTTGCATCAGTTGGCATAATGGCTTCATTCTTTAAGCTAGGTGATAAGCTTAAAAATATCTATCTCATAAGACTGATTAGTCAATATAGCTATGGCATTATCTTAGGGCATATGTTGGTGCTGGTTTTTGCAGTGAGAAAATATTGTTATGCATTTACCAGCTCGTTAATGCATAAAGGCATGGGATTTTTATTCCTTTCACTAGCTACATTAATGGGTTCTGTAATAATTGCCTATTTCATAGACAACATAACTGTTAAACCTATATCAGCTTTATTTGATATAAAAAAAGTAAATAATTAA
- a CDS encoding PaaI family thioesterase — translation MSEELMEMLAESLNANEFVKYNHIVMDDIELTGATAHIDIVPETRNVLGIAHGGAHFTLADTCAGYTARADGRQYVTQQSNYYFLKGAKSGRITAKGKVVKRTRKFCIIDVEVTDDNGELVSKGTFDYYCVADHQ, via the coding sequence ATGAGTGAAGAATTAATGGAGATGTTAGCAGAATCTCTTAATGCAAATGAATTTGTAAAATATAATCATATCGTTATGGACGATATTGAGTTGACAGGTGCCACTGCACATATTGATATTGTGCCAGAAACACGTAATGTTCTTGGAATTGCCCACGGTGGAGCGCATTTCACATTGGCAGACACCTGCGCTGGCTATACAGCAAGAGCAGATGGACGCCAGTATGTCACACAGCAGTCAAACTACTATTTCCTTAAAGGCGCCAAATCTGGACGTATTACAGCCAAAGGAAAGGTTGTAAAGCGTACTCGAAAGTTCTGTATCATTGATGTAGAAGTAACAGATGACAATGGAGAATTAGTTAGCAAAGGAACCTTTGATTATTACTGTGTTGCAGATCACCAGTAA
- the htpG gene encoding molecular chaperone HtpG, with protein MGNKKGSLSITSENIFPVIKKWLYSDHDIFYRELISNGCDAITKLKKLDMMGEYSLPLDYKAKIQVIVSPEDKTLTFIDNGLGMTADEVDEYINQIAFSGATDFLEKYKDKADSDQIIGHFGLGFYSAFMVADEVHIDTLSYKEGATPVHWECDGGTEFEMGDGDWDQVGTKITLFLNEDCLEFANEYRAREVIEKYCSFMPTEIFLSKKDAPEEYETIDAADKLDTDKVIEEIHEDAKFEEKENENGEKEQVEVSPAKDKLKIVKRPVALNETHPLWTKNPSECTEEEYKAFYRDVFHDYKEPLFWIHLNMDYPFNLKGILYFPKINTEYDSIEGTIKLYNNQVFIADNIKEVIPEFLMLLKGVIDCPDLPLNVSRSALQNDGFVTKISEYITKKVADKLTGMCKTEKESYEKYWDDIAPFIKFGCLKDNKFCDKMNDYILFKDINDKYITLPELLVKEEEKATDENGEKVEAEVVDEAKTDETKADETKADETKADETKEPEDTRKTVYYVTDVAQQGQYINMFKEQGMNAVILDHAIDTSFITQLEQRNENYKFCRIDADVTDSMVEETSEDELKNETETLTEVFRKALNNEGLEVKVEKFKNKDLSSMLTVSEESRRMQDMMKMYAMGGMDMSMFGSASETLVLNANNDLVKYILNNKDSENVPTFAAQLYDLAKIANAPLSPEAMTAFVARSNKIMMLLTK; from the coding sequence ATGGGTAACAAAAAAGGTAGTTTATCAATTACAAGTGAAAATATTTTTCCAGTGATCAAAAAGTGGCTATACTCTGATCACGACATTTTCTATAGAGAGCTTATTTCAAATGGTTGCGATGCTATCACTAAGCTCAAGAAGTTGGATATGATGGGAGAGTATTCACTCCCACTTGATTATAAGGCAAAGATTCAGGTTATTGTTAGCCCTGAGGACAAGACACTTACATTCATTGATAATGGTCTTGGTATGACAGCTGATGAGGTAGATGAGTACATCAATCAGATCGCTTTCTCAGGTGCTACAGATTTCCTTGAGAAATATAAGGACAAGGCTGATTCAGATCAGATTATTGGTCATTTCGGTCTTGGATTTTACTCCGCATTTATGGTAGCAGATGAAGTACACATCGATACACTTTCATATAAGGAAGGAGCTACACCAGTTCATTGGGAATGCGATGGCGGCACAGAATTCGAAATGGGCGATGGTGATTGGGACCAGGTAGGTACTAAAATCACATTATTCTTAAACGAAGATTGCCTCGAGTTTGCTAATGAATATAGAGCTCGCGAAGTCATCGAGAAATACTGTTCATTCATGCCTACAGAGATTTTCCTTTCAAAGAAGGATGCTCCAGAGGAGTATGAGACTATCGATGCAGCTGACAAGCTTGATACAGATAAAGTCATTGAAGAAATCCATGAGGATGCTAAGTTCGAGGAAAAAGAAAATGAAAATGGAGAAAAGGAACAGGTAGAGGTTTCTCCTGCAAAGGACAAGCTTAAGATTGTTAAGCGTCCAGTAGCTCTTAATGAGACACATCCACTTTGGACTAAGAATCCTTCAGAGTGTACAGAGGAAGAATACAAGGCATTCTATCGTGATGTATTCCATGACTACAAGGAGCCACTTTTCTGGATTCACCTCAACATGGATTATCCATTTAACCTTAAGGGTATTTTATACTTCCCTAAGATTAACACTGAGTATGATTCAATCGAAGGTACAATCAAGCTTTACAATAATCAGGTATTCATCGCTGACAATATTAAAGAGGTCATCCCTGAGTTCTTGATGCTTCTTAAGGGTGTTATTGATTGTCCAGACCTTCCACTTAATGTATCTCGTTCAGCGCTTCAAAATGATGGCTTTGTTACAAAGATTTCTGAGTACATTACTAAAAAGGTTGCTGATAAGCTTACTGGTATGTGCAAAACAGAAAAAGAATCTTACGAGAAATACTGGGATGACATCGCTCCATTCATCAAGTTCGGTTGCTTAAAGGATAATAAGTTCTGCGATAAGATGAACGATTACATCTTATTCAAGGATATCAATGATAAATACATCACACTTCCTGAGCTCTTAGTTAAGGAAGAAGAAAAAGCTACAGATGAAAATGGTGAAAAGGTCGAGGCAGAGGTTGTTGATGAGGCAAAGACTGACGAGACAAAGGCTGACGAGACAAAGGCTGACGAGACAAAGGCTGACGAGACAAAGGAGCCAGAAGATACTAGAAAGACAGTTTACTATGTAACAGATGTTGCTCAGCAGGGCCAGTACATCAATATGTTCAAAGAGCAGGGCATGAATGCTGTAATCCTTGATCATGCAATTGATACTTCATTTATTACTCAGCTTGAACAGAGAAATGAGAACTACAAGTTCTGCAGAATCGATGCTGATGTTACAGATTCTATGGTTGAGGAAACATCAGAAGACGAGCTTAAGAATGAGACAGAAACATTAACTGAGGTGTTCCGCAAGGCCCTTAACAACGAAGGTCTTGAGGTTAAGGTAGAAAAGTTCAAGAATAAAGATCTTTCTTCTATGCTTACAGTATCAGAAGAGAGCCGCCGTATGCAGGATATGATGAAAATGTACGCTATGGGCGGCATGGATATGAGCATGTTTGGTTCAGCTTCTGAGACACTTGTACTTAATGCAAACAATGACTTAGTTAAGTACATCCTTAATAACAAGGATTCAGAGAATGTACCTACATTTGCAGCTCAGCTTTACGATTTAGCAAAGATTGCAAATGCACCACTTTCACCAGAAGCTATGACAGCGTTTGTTGCAAGATCTAATAAGATCATGATGTTATTAACTAAATAG